The Tigriopus californicus strain San Diego chromosome 5, Tcal_SD_v2.1, whole genome shotgun sequence genome includes a region encoding these proteins:
- the LOC131881186 gene encoding peroxidase-like, translating to MTGTKSPILTTMTMPLLAVGFLLSSVCISLSQGQSSRECALIISAPAAKSSRFDQANHAFGGPPPPQELVTTCITFDAVNIAFERAKAIEGLKPVQGRYSSEAIGELGTIIHETTRYLAQTYGLSQDAVDNGLPLIDTRRTVIQNYCPPFLMTPKCQIERYRSIEGLCNNIEQPHWGASMHGHARFLPPKYADGISAPRASVTGQPLPSARLVSTTVHQFESAHDKAVTMLLVAWGQYIDHDITLSAEIKDPVTKKTPRCCNGVQLKECLPIEIPPHDPFYSKYNQKCMNFVRFSAGLRRHCRLGPRESFNLVTSTLDAGTTYSNSAEKLHELRSFEGGQLKMLPFFERFGMRELLPLNLKEPDEGCIRPSQDIYCFLSGDPRVNEQTILAMLHTIFAREHNRIAKELAKVNPHWGDETLFQEARHIVAALQQQFTYNEFLPMVLGSEGMKKHGLQLLDTGYFDGYDPKVNPSVTTAFTTAVFRFGHSLLPSRIERWSKTHRFVDHQKLSTMLLQPYDLYKQGWGDGYLLGMTNQVAQAMDDSMTTEVQNHLFQPPGKEFGLDLLALNLQRAREHGVPSYTDFRDLCGLPPVVTFDDLRSYLPNKTVNAYKQVYASPQDIELFSAGISEWPIQGSMLGPTFSCLMGRQFNKFRYGDRFWYENSGWPSSFTLEQLQEIRKVRLSRLICDNGDDIESVQVYAMVLPDHDINPRVPCKSGILRSIDFSKWRDATFHSSPNGPF from the coding sequence ATGACTGGGACTAAAAGTCCTATACTGACCACGATGACGATGCCTCTCTTGGCGGTGGGATTTTTATTGTCGAGtgtttgcatttctttgagcCAGGGCCAATCCTCGAGAGAATGCGCGCTTATCATTTCGGCTCCTGCCGCCAAATCGTCAAGATTTGATCAAGCCAATCACGCCTTTGGAGGTCCTCCCCCTCCTCAGGAGTTGGTGACAACATGCATCACTTTTGATGCTGTGAACATTGCCTTTGAGCGAGCCAAGGCAATTGAAGGTCTCAAGCCCGTTCAAGGCCGTTACTCATCCGAGGCTATCGGTGAATTGGGCACTATCATCCATGAGACCACCCGATATTTAGCACAGACCTATGGCCTCTCTCAGGATGCCGTGGATAACGGATTGCCTTTGATCGATACGAGGCGGACTGTCATTCAGAATTATTGCCCACCGTTCCTCATGACCCCCAAGTGCCAGATTGAACGCTATCGGTCCATTGAGGGTCTTTGTAACAACATTGAACAACCTCATTGGGGTGCTTCTATGCATGGGCATGCCCGATTTCTACCCCCCAAGTATGCAGATGGAATCAGTGCCCCACGCGCCTCCGTAACCGGACAGCCCTTACCATCGGCACGCTTGGTCTCCACCACTGTCCATCAATTCGAAAGTGCTCATGACAAGGCTGTGACCATGCTTCTGGTCGCTTGGGGTCAGTACATTGATCACGATATCACCTTAAGCGCTGAAATCAAGGATCCCGTAACAAAGAAAACGCCTCGTTGTTGCAATGGTGTCCAATTGAAGGAATGTCTTCCCATTGAAATCCCTCCCCATGATCCATTTTACTCTAAGTacaatcaaaaatgtatgaaTTTCGTCCGATTCTCGGCCGGACTCCGACGGCATTGTCGTTTGGGACCCAGAGAGAGTTTTAACTTAGTCACCTCGACCTTAGATGCCGGCACCACCTATTCAAACAGTGCTGAAAAATTACATGAACTTCGAAGCTTTGAGGGTGGACAACTAAAAATGTTGCCGTTTTTTGAACGATTCGGCATGAGGGAGCTCTTGCCATTGAACCTGAAAGAACCCGATGAAGGCTGTATTCGGCCAAGTCAAGATATCTATTGCTTCTTGTCGGGAGATCCTCGCGTCAATGAACAAACCATTCTAGCCATGCTTCATACAATCTTTGCCAGAGAGCACAACCGCATTGCCAAAGAACTCGCAAAGGTCAATCCTCATTGGGGTGACGAGACCCTTTTCCAAGAGGCAAGACATATTGTGGCTGCTCTTCAACAGCAATTTACCTATAATGAATTCTTACCCATGGTCCTTGGAAGTGAAGGCATGAAAAAGCACGGACTTCAACTCCTGGATACTGGTTACTTTGACGGATACGACCCGAAAGTGAATCCCAGTGTGACCACGGCCTTCACCACTGCTGTGTTCCGATTCGGTCACTCGCTTTTGCCCTCTAGAATTGAGAGATGGAGTAAGACCCATCGTTTCGTGGACCACCAGAAACTCAGCACCATGTTACTTCAGCCTTACGATCTGTACAAGCAAGGCTGGGGTGACGGCTATCTTCTCGGGATGACCAACCAAGTGGCGCAAGCTATGGACGATTCCATGACCACTGAAGTGCAAAACCATTTGTTCCAACCTCCAGGAAAGGAATTCGGTCTCGATTTGCTGGCTCTCAACTTGCAACGAGCTCGCGAACATGGTGTTCCTTCCTATACGGATTTCAGGGACCTCTGCGGCCTTCCTCCCGTAGTCACCTTTGATGACTTAAGGAGCTACTTGCCCAACAAAACCGTTAACGCTTACAAACAAGTCTACGCCAGTCCTCAAGATATTGAATTGTTCTCCGCCGGTATCTCCGAATGGCCTATCCAAGGTTCTATGCTCGGTCCCACTTTCTCTTGTCTCATGGGACGGCAGTTCAACAAGTTCCGCTACGGTGATCGCTTCTGGTATGAAAACAGTGGTTGGCCCAGTAGTTTCACATTGGAGCAACTGCAAGAAATCCGCAAGGTTCGCTTATCTCGACTGATTTGCGACAATGGTGATGACATCGAAAGCGTCCAAGTTTATGCTATGGTCTTACCGGACCATGATATAAATCCCCGTGTGCCATGCAAGAGTGGAATTCTCCGGAGTATCGACTTCTCAAAATGGCGTGATGCGACTTTCCACTCGTCCCCTAATGGGCCATTCTAG
- the LOC131881196 gene encoding uncharacterized protein LOC131881196 isoform X1, giving the protein MIHSAKQQFAIAISFCLLFQTTCVHGDGQYLQSDPVYSRPVTSVDYYHGPYRYQNAQLAPRQSRQATAADFTGLSMVAAAAVGVGTGLLVHNVLTQKMNQLDEVVRDQGVALDTLSASLSNTQVVCNAVRQAGLATPLTGPPSAQDNAIAINTLLAALRGVTMCTS; this is encoded by the exons ATGATTCATAGTGCCAAACAACAATTTGCTAttgccatttctttctgtctCCTGTTTCAAACCACCTGCGTTCACGGAGATGGACAATATCTTCAAAGCG ATCCTGTGTACTCTCGCCCAGTAACAAGTGTGGATTATTATCACGGGCCCTACCGGTACCAAAACGCCCAGTTAGCCCCAAGACAATCCAGACAGGCCACAGCTGCTGATTTTACTGGCTTATCTATGGTTGCCGCAGCAGCCGTAGGCGTGGGGACGGGTTTATTGGTCCACAATGTGCTAACCCAGAAGATGAACCAATTGGATGAGGTGGTTCGGGACCAAGGAGTGGCTCTTGACACTCTCTCCGCTTCTTTGAGCAACACTCAAGTTGTCTGCAATGCAGTGCGACAAGCTGGATTGGCCACGCCATTAACTGGCCCTCCATCCGCTCAAGACAATGCCATTGCTATTAACACGCTTTTAGCAGCCTTAAGAGGAGTAACCATGTGTACTTCTTAG
- the LOC131881196 gene encoding uncharacterized protein LOC131881196 isoform X2 has product MIHSAKQQFAIAISFCLLFQTTCVHGDGQYLQSGQKINRTAPWQLQWPYHNHSRTARQAVVPTTATEFDDISAITAAVIGLTSSILIFDNLRVRFVDLRRRINEKTDRQNDLILRIFPVCEAILAARQEAPVPITGNTVDNTNKINAFIGHFDDVMTCDADVTL; this is encoded by the exons ATGATTCATAGTGCCAAACAACAATTTGCTAttgccatttctttctgtctCCTGTTTCAAACCACCTGCGTTCACGGAGATGGACAATATCTTCAAAGCG GCCAGAAGATCAACCGAACCGCACCCTGGCAATTGCAATGGCCTTACCATAACCACTCGCGTACTGCCCGTCAAGCCGTCGTGCCAACCACGGCCACTGAGTTTGACGACATATCCGCCATAACGGCTGCCGTCATCGGACTGAcctcttctattttgatttttgacaacCTTCGGGTCCGTTTCGTGGATTTGAGAAGGCGAATCAACGAGAAAACTGATCGGCAGAACGACCTTATCCTTCGAATTTTCCCTGTGTGCGAGGCGATTTTGGCAGCTCGACAAGAGGCTCCCGTGCCCATTACTGGCAATACAGTTGACAATACCAACAAAATCAACGCATTTATTGGACACTTTGATGACGTCATGACTTGTGATGCTGATGTAACCCTTTAG
- the LOC131881198 gene encoding oligosaccharyltransferase complex subunit ostc-like, with product MDVALKPLFSVLAAPDLNLKKPSWIQLPSANQVLFAILVSYFLVTGGIIYDVIVEPPSVGSTTDQYGNSRPVAFMQYRINGQYIVEGLASSFMFTLGGLGFIVLDQTHSPNMPKLNRVMLQVIGFSCLLISFSCCFIFMKMKLPEYMIS from the exons ATGGACGTGGCATTGAAGCCGTTGTTCAGCGTGTTGGCCGCCCCGGACCTAAATTTGAAGAAGCCTTCGTGGATTCAGTTGCCGTCGGCCAATCAAGTTCTTTTTGCCATACTTGTGTCTTACTTTCTGGTGACAG GTGGCATTATTTATGACGTAATTGTGGAACCTCCATCCGTTGGCTCAACCACGGACCAGTATGGTAACAGTAGACCCGTGGCGTTTATGCAATATCGCATTAATGGCCAGTATATTGTGGAAGGATTGGCCTCGTCCTTCATGTTTACTTTGGGCGGTTTGGGTTTCATCGTGCTAGATCAGACCCATTCCCCCAATATGCCCAAATTGAATCGAGTTATGTTACAG GTTATCGGGTTTAGTTGCTTGCTGATTTCATTTTCGTGTTGCTTCATCTTCATGAAGATGAAACTGCCGGAGTATATGATCAGTTAA
- the LOC131881192 gene encoding small ribosomal subunit protein uS2-like, whose translation MSGGFDILKAQEADITKMLAATTHVGSENSETTMEQYIFKKRNDGVNIINIKKTWEKLVLAARAIAAIENPADVFVVSSRPYGQRAVLKFARYVGATPIAGRFTPGAFTNQIQAAYREPRLLVVADPRADHQPVTESSYANIPIIGFANIDAPTKHIDIVVPCNNKSPNSIGLMWWFLAREVLRLRGSISRELQWDVMPDLFFYRDPEEAEKEEQARQESLAQAAAQPKPAEPENWGGEDMNTDWANEPAPGALAGAAGVPVAAVGATKFAVNDDWTNNAAPTSDWSAEAAPVPAAAPVDQAKQWGGSSNWQ comes from the exons ATGTCCGGAGGATTCGACATTCTGAAGGCCCAG GAGGCCGACATCACCAAGATGTTGGCGGCCACCACCCACGTGGGATCGGAGAACTCTGAAACCACCATGGAGCAATACATCTTCAAGAAGCGCAACGACGGtgtcaacatcatcaacatcaagaAGACCTGGGAGAAGTTGGTGTTGGCGGCCCGTGCCATCGCTGCCATTGAGAACCCGGCCGATGTGTTCGTCGTGTCTTCGCGTCCTTATGGACAGCGAGCCGTCCTCAAGTTCGCGCGTTATGTGGGCGCCACGCCCATTGCCGGACGCTTCACCCCCG GCGCGTTCACCAATCAAATCCAGGCTGCTTACCGAGAGCCTCGTCTGTTGGTGGTGGCTGATCCCCGGGCCGATCATCAGCCCGTTACTGAGAGCTCCTACGCCAATATTCCCATCATTGGCTTTGCCAACATCGATGCGCCCACCAAGCACATCGATATTGTGGTGCCTTGCAACAACAAGTCGCCCAATTCCATCGGTCTGATGTGGTGGTTCTTGGCCCGTGAGGTGCTCCGTCTGCGTGGTTCCATCTCACGCGAGCTCCAATGGGACGTCATGCCCGACTTGTTCTTCTACCGCGACCCTGAGGAGGCCGAGAAGGAGGAGCAAGCCCGCCAAGAATCCCTGGCTCAGGCTGCTGCCCAGCCCAAGCCCGCTGAACCCGAGAACTGGGGCGGTGAAGATATGAACACCGATTGGGCCAACGAGCCCGCTCCCGGTGCTCTAGCTGGAGCTGCCGGCGTGCCCGTGGCCGCTGTGGGCGCTACCAAGTTCGCAGTGAACGACGATTGGACCAACAATGCAGCGCCGACCTCAGATTGGTCTGCTGAAGCCGCTCCGGTCCCTGCGGCCGCCCCTGTGGATCAAGCCAAACAGTGGGGAGGCTCTTCCAACTGGCAATAA